One Ananas comosus cultivar F153 linkage group 23, ASM154086v1, whole genome shotgun sequence genomic window carries:
- the LOC109728172 gene encoding transcription factor jun-D-like — MATKADEAPPPLPSVVAAAGAAEPSDPLCDPEIRASAAEAEEEEEDDAEEETREPKRRRTCPAALETLLPSAAACGGDGSVSGGGGGYEGEAISFSFEARSFAPIETTPKFGSFNSSSAAAPILETAPPPPPPPPPPPREEEEEEAVDGVGVEGKEERGGAEGKIGNSQGKEE, encoded by the coding sequence ATGGCGACGAAGGCCGACGAAGCCCCGCCGCCGCTTCCctccgtcgtcgccgccgccggcgccgcagAACCCTCCGATCCCCTCTGCGACCCCGAGATCCGCGCctcggcggcggaggccgaggaggaggaggaggatgatgcGGAGGAGGAGACGCGCGAGCCGAAGCGGCGGCGCACGTGCCCGGCCGCGCTCGAGACCCTCCTCCCCTCCGCCGCAGCGTGCGGCGGCGACGGCTccgtctccggcggcggcggagggtaCGAGGGCGAGGCGATCTCGTTCTCCTTCGAGGCGCGGAGCTTCGCCCCGATCGAGACCACCCCCAAGTTCGGATCCTTCaactcctcctccgccgccgcgccgatCCTCGAAaccgcgcctccgccgccgccgccgccgccgccgccgccgcgggaggaggaggaggaggaggcggtggaTGGGGTCGGAGTGGAGGGGAAAGAGGAAAGGGGCGGCGCCGAGGGCAAAATCGGAAATTCGCAAGGAAAAGAGGAATAA